CACGTACTAAGAGCGAATCGCTGTGACCGTGATAGCAGCCATCAAACTTCACGATCGCGGGGCGACCCGTCGCGGCGCGCGCAAGGCGAACCGCGGTCATTCCGGCTTCCGTCCCCGAGCTCACCAGCCGCACCCGGTCGGCGCACCTTACGGCCGAGGAAATCAATTCGGCGAGTTCGACCTCAAGCCGGGTGGGCGCACCGTATCCGAACCCCGAGGTCGCCTGTTCGGTGACCGCCGCAACCACTTCGGGGGGCGCGTGACCGAGGATTGCGGGGCCGTAAGAGCCGACGTAGTCGATGAAACGGGTACCGTCGGCGTCAAACAGATACGCGCCGCGCGCGCGCTCGATGAAGAGCGGCCCACCGCCGACTCCTTTCCATGCGCGCACTGGGGAATTTACCGCACCCGGAATTTTTTTTTGTGCGCGTCTGAGCAGATCATCTGATTTTGTTCTGGTTGTCATTGGTGCGCTTCACTCGCTAACATTCCGCATCGAATGGTTCAAACACGGCCTCGCTCAGGTAAAAACTTGACCCAGACCGGCAAACCTGCAATCACTAGCGTTGGCTCCAGGAGCCTTCGCAGCACGCGTGGCTCAAATCGAGTGGGCACGCGCCGCAATTCTTTTTTTCGCCCGAGGGCTGCGTTGCAGAGCGAATCATACTTGAGATTTCCTTTTCAATTCGCGCGCGTAGCAGTTTCGCCGCGTGTGGGCTTGTCACTATGCGTAAAAGAGTTTATCAACTTCCCTTGGCCGTAAAACTTTCCGCACATCGCACGGAACGTTGATCGCGAGAAAATTCTCGCGCGGCCTTGATGTCATGGGCCGAAAAGCGCGTGCTGTTCGCCGTCGCTGTCTCAGGGAAAATAGGTCCGGAGGAATCGCATGGGGGCTGGATTGGTTGATAGTCCACGGCGCCGGCGCCGGTATTTGCTTAGGGGACCGAAGGAAAACTCGCTTATCCACACCTGTGGACAAACTTGTGCGTAATTCGATCGATCGATCGTAACACGCATTGCAACCGGATCGTGGTGGGCGATCCGGTGTCGTCGGGAGGGCTCGTATGAACGGCTTGTGGCAAAGATCCGCTGTCCGTCTGCGTGATGAACTCGGCCAAGTCGGATTTGAAACCTGGATCGGACCCCTCAATTTCGTTGGGGTTCAGGGACGAACCGTCACGGTCGAGGCACCCAATCGATTTTTCCGCGATTGGGTTAACGAACGCTACCTCGGGCTGCTACGGAAGTCGCTGTCCGCCGAGGCGGGAGAAAATATCGACGTGAAGCTGACGCTGGGCGAGGTGGTCGCAGCCGCTCAGCAGGGCCGTCCGACCAATGGCCGAGCACCCGCGCCACCTCCGCTCCCTACCCGGGCGCCTAGCTCGCCACATATGGACCGGCATCCGCAACTTAACACCCGTTACACTTTCGCCGAGTTCGTGGTCGGGTCGGCCAATCAATTCGCTCATGCTGCAGCGCTGGCGGTCTCGAATCAGCCCGGTGAAAAATACAACCCGCTTTTTATTTATGGCGGAGTGGGCTTGGGAAAGACCCACTTGGTCAACGCGATCGGGCATCATATCTATGGTTCCAGCGAGCGCCCGCGCAAGGTTTTGTTCATGCCGGCCGAAATTTTCATGAACGAGCTCATCAGCTCGTTGCGCCGGGACAAGATGAATGAGTTTCGCGATAAATTTCGCCGCGTCGATGCACTGATACTTGACGACGTGCAGTTCCTAGCCGGCCGCGAACGTACCCAGGAAGAGTTTTTCCACACCTTCAACTCACTGCACGGCGACCGCCATCAGATAGTGCTCACCTCGGACAAGTTGCCACGTGAAATTCCAGAGCTCGAAGA
Above is a genomic segment from Candidatus Binataceae bacterium containing:
- the dnaA gene encoding chromosomal replication initiator protein DnaA codes for the protein MNGLWQRSAVRLRDELGQVGFETWIGPLNFVGVQGRTVTVEAPNRFFRDWVNERYLGLLRKSLSAEAGENIDVKLTLGEVVAAAQQGRPTNGRAPAPPPLPTRAPSSPHMDRHPQLNTRYTFAEFVVGSANQFAHAAALAVSNQPGEKYNPLFIYGGVGLGKTHLVNAIGHHIYGSSERPRKVLFMPAEIFMNELISSLRRDKMNEFRDKFRRVDALILDDVQFLAGRERTQEEFFHTFNSLHGDRHQIVLTSDKLPREIPELEERLRNRFESGLIADIAPPDLETRVAIVQKKAVLENLRLAPDVSLYIAQSVQSNVRELEGCLTRLAALASLNKSAITVEFARQALHDLIRNHDAKPDVEMIQKTVSDFFHIRLADLKSKKRTQHIAFCRQVAMYLCRKLTSSSFPVIGEAFGRDHSTVIHAFNLIQRRVTNDSAFRLSIEKIERELKSLRANAA